From Streptomyces sp. TLI_105, the proteins below share one genomic window:
- a CDS encoding SigE family RNA polymerase sigma factor: MTPPPSGPVCAGASQYASFPTFTSYVRARGPVLLRTARSLTANPSDAEDLLQTALAKTFMAWERIEDHRALDGYVRRALLNTRTSQWRKRKVDEFVCEELPEPVGLPEPDPAERQVLHDAMWRAVLKLPERQRQMVVLRYYEDLSEAQTAEVLGVSVGTVKSAVSRALGKLREDPELTPVR; this comes from the coding sequence ATGACTCCGCCACCCTCTGGCCCCGTCTGCGCCGGTGCCTCGCAGTACGCGTCGTTCCCGACCTTCACCTCGTACGTACGGGCGCGTGGACCCGTGCTCCTGCGCACCGCGCGCTCCCTCACCGCGAACCCCTCGGACGCGGAGGACCTCCTCCAGACCGCGCTGGCCAAGACCTTCATGGCCTGGGAGCGGATCGAGGACCACCGGGCCCTGGACGGCTACGTCCGCCGCGCGCTGCTGAACACCCGTACGTCGCAGTGGCGCAAGCGCAAGGTCGACGAGTTCGTCTGCGAGGAGCTGCCCGAGCCGGTCGGCCTCCCGGAGCCGGACCCGGCCGAGCGGCAGGTGCTGCACGACGCGATGTGGCGCGCGGTCCTGAAGCTGCCGGAGCGGCAGCGCCAGATGGTGGTCCTGCGGTACTACGAGGACCTCAGCGAGGCCCAGACGGCCGAGGTGCTGGGGGTGTCGGTCGGGACGGTGAAGAGCGCGGTCTCCCGGGCGCTCGGGAAGCTCCGCGAGGACCCGGAGCTGACGCCCGTGCGGTAG
- a CDS encoding long-chain fatty acid--CoA ligase, giving the protein MYSTMQDVQLTVSRILQHGMTIHGKSTITTWTGEPEPQRRTFAEAGARAHQLAHALRDELGVTGDQRVATLMWNNSEHVEAYFAIPSMGAVLHTLNLRLPAEQLVWIVNHAADRVVIVNGSLLPLLAPLLPHLPTVEHVVVAGPGDRSLLDGAAPRVHDYEELIAGRPTAYDWPELDERSAAAMCYTSGTTGDPKGVVYSHRSIYLHSMQVNMAESMGLTAKDTTLVVVPQFHVNAWGLPHATFMTGIHMLMPDRFLQPAPLAEMIEREKPTHAAAVPTIWQGLLAEVTANPRDLSSMKQVTIGGAACPPSLMEAYDRLGVRLCHAWGMTETSPLGTMAHPPHGLTAEEEWPYRVTQGRFPAGVEARLVGPGGEHLPWDGESAGELEVRGTWIAGAYFGGIGAEEIRPADKFSEDGWLKTGDVGVISPDGYLTLTDRAKDVIKSGGEWISSVELENALMAHPEVAEAAVVAVPDEKWGERPLATVVLKEGATADYETLRAFLADEGGIAKWQLPERWAIVPAVPKTSVGKFDKKVIRRQYAEGELDVTQL; this is encoded by the coding sequence GTGTACAGCACCATGCAGGACGTACAACTGACCGTGAGCCGCATCCTCCAACACGGGATGACGATCCACGGGAAGTCCACCATCACCACCTGGACGGGCGAGCCGGAGCCGCAGCGCCGCACGTTCGCGGAGGCCGGAGCACGCGCGCACCAGCTGGCCCACGCCCTGCGCGACGAACTCGGCGTCACCGGCGACCAGCGCGTCGCCACCCTGATGTGGAACAACTCGGAGCACGTCGAGGCGTACTTCGCGATCCCCTCCATGGGCGCGGTGCTCCACACCCTCAACCTCCGCCTGCCCGCCGAGCAGCTGGTGTGGATCGTCAACCACGCCGCCGACCGGGTCGTGATCGTCAACGGCTCCCTGCTCCCGCTCCTCGCCCCGCTGCTCCCGCACCTGCCGACGGTCGAGCACGTCGTCGTCGCGGGCCCGGGCGACCGCTCCCTCCTGGACGGCGCCGCCCCGCGCGTGCACGACTACGAGGAGCTGATCGCCGGCCGCCCGACCGCGTACGACTGGCCGGAGCTCGACGAGCGTTCGGCCGCCGCGATGTGCTACACCTCCGGCACCACCGGCGACCCCAAGGGCGTCGTCTACTCGCACCGCTCCATCTACCTGCACTCCATGCAGGTGAACATGGCCGAGTCGATGGGCCTCACCGCCAAGGACACGACCCTGGTCGTCGTCCCCCAGTTCCACGTCAACGCCTGGGGCCTGCCGCACGCCACCTTCATGACCGGCATCCACATGCTCATGCCGGACCGTTTCCTCCAGCCGGCCCCGCTCGCCGAGATGATCGAGCGCGAGAAGCCGACCCACGCGGCCGCCGTCCCCACCATCTGGCAGGGCCTGCTCGCCGAGGTCACCGCGAATCCCCGCGACCTGTCCTCCATGAAGCAGGTCACCATCGGCGGCGCGGCCTGTCCGCCCTCCCTGATGGAGGCGTACGACCGGCTCGGCGTCCGCCTCTGCCACGCCTGGGGCATGACCGAGACCTCCCCGCTGGGCACGATGGCCCACCCGCCGCACGGCCTCACGGCGGAGGAGGAGTGGCCGTACCGCGTCACGCAGGGACGTTTCCCCGCCGGTGTCGAGGCGCGCCTCGTCGGCCCCGGCGGCGAACACCTCCCCTGGGACGGCGAGTCGGCGGGCGAGCTGGAGGTGCGCGGCACCTGGATCGCGGGAGCGTACTTCGGCGGCATCGGCGCCGAGGAGATCCGCCCCGCCGACAAGTTCAGCGAGGACGGCTGGCTCAAGACCGGCGACGTCGGCGTGATCAGCCCGGACGGCTATCTCACCCTCACCGACCGTGCCAAGGACGTCATCAAGTCGGGCGGTGAGTGGATCTCCAGCGTCGAGCTGGAGAACGCCCTCATGGCGCACCCGGAGGTCGCCGAGGCCGCCGTCGTCGCGGTGCCGGACGAGAAGTGGGGCGAGCGCCCGCTCGCCACCGTCGTCCTCAAGGAGGGCGCGACGGCGGACTACGAGACGCTGAGGGCCTTCCTCGCCGACGAGGGCGGCATCGCCAAGTGGCAGCTGCCGGAGCGCTGGGCGATCGTGCCGGCGGTGCCGAAGACGAGCGTCGGCAAGTTCGACAAGAAGGTCATCCGCAGGCAGTACGCGGAGGGCGAGCTGGACGTGACGCAGCTGTAG
- a CDS encoding PAS domain-containing protein has protein sequence MSSRPSRGAARLAAILDALPDGLVLVNCNGTVVNANTIALGMFETPGTALVGRGLLDLLPTFDSRLIPGSMRRPDGADERGRTKPTRMIARRTDGSEFPVEVTSASLEDGREAYDSYGGYTGDELLMLVVRDLTGTLDTEAELARSQRQTEMILRAAAEGVVGTDTDGRVVLVNPAAAQILGYRAGELGGQELHPLILAKRADGEPFPYEESPLADTLKSGRKHRVRGQVLWAKKGDRVPVDLTTAPVRDGDQLVGAVMTFTDRRPYEELVEKHAAELADLAERHAAEREAQAEKYTSLAARHEQLTAVLAESLRGPLEELRTQLGTLAADDAGQLWPEANQVLHHLAAGYARMTALVDNVLGYQRLDAGAEKLDKAVVLLDGIVSGGIDGAVELIGPGRAQFAVHAPPIEAEVDAARLTTALAHLVADVAGVDATGKSKAERTPSDSTIVVAAAQRGDVVRIEVRGPYAGGDPVHGPVVRGIVAAHGGVVQTHEVPGTSGGAYVLEVPLGAGRGTVPAPAPGDAPTGAREALALPAQASGPVAGSPVAGAPKALGSAQGTASPSSADSLSVAAPGGTAPGGGTVAGSGTVVAPAGIPAADPGPEAPGGGRRRARRGSTDAFLESAVAPEGGAEPSGRRRARTGGAAGPAELIPAQQNGPVESALAVSPGAPVPPGAPALPMTPGVPVPPGASAPVEPTGRRRGRPAEGSVVTAAEGAQGRAALGAAVPPQGVPVEPTGAPALARALPAVASPSEEAPARPSGRRRRALAAAQERAAAAEAGPRTPFALGPVEADRDAETALPAAAPAAGPLPVSDEGQHEAVRGVPGADHTPPQPHPHVQPQPEATATTTAEPTGRRRAVKAPLPEQTPQPTPPHTPEPAPQQAPAPQPRPLPVNGAGTGTGTGSVPLPPELPMPMPMSKDSTQGRAFSVRTLGQGVPFVPPTAPAAPPAAPAAPSNGSGRRRRLATPPEVDPPVPAPLPAPAEARPHPQPTAPAPSQHDTPAEGRAYAIGAPAEGSAEGPEPLDGPGGAVEVANRPAPRPVDDELPPEPLDNPRRLLVWPAPDVSTQQALSDRGYRPVIVHSREEVDAQIAAFPAALFVDPLTGPITRTALQSLRQAAVAAEVPVLLAAGLGQATREAAYGADPAVLLKALAPRDSEQHPSRVLLIEEHESIAEALAATLERRGMQVARAATDTEAVALATETRPNLVVMDLMQVRRRRAGIIDWLRANGQLNRTPLVVYTSADLVEEELPKLDSGETVLFLAERSNSAEVQARIVDLLAKIGTN, from the coding sequence GTGAGCAGCAGGCCATCCCGAGGCGCTGCTCGCCTCGCAGCCATACTCGACGCCCTCCCCGACGGCCTCGTGCTCGTCAACTGCAACGGCACGGTCGTCAACGCCAACACCATCGCCCTCGGCATGTTCGAGACGCCGGGCACCGCGCTCGTCGGGCGCGGCCTGCTCGATCTGCTGCCCACCTTCGACTCGCGGCTCATCCCGGGCTCCATGCGCCGCCCCGACGGCGCCGACGAGCGGGGCCGCACCAAGCCGACCCGGATGATCGCCCGCCGCACGGACGGCTCCGAGTTCCCCGTCGAGGTGACCAGCGCCAGCCTGGAGGACGGCCGCGAGGCCTACGACTCGTACGGCGGCTACACCGGCGACGAGCTGCTCATGCTCGTCGTGCGCGACCTCACCGGCACCCTCGACACCGAGGCCGAACTCGCCCGCTCGCAGCGGCAGACCGAGATGATCCTGCGCGCCGCGGCCGAGGGCGTCGTGGGCACCGACACGGACGGCCGGGTCGTCCTCGTGAACCCCGCCGCCGCGCAGATCCTCGGCTACCGCGCCGGCGAGCTCGGCGGCCAGGAGCTGCACCCGCTGATCCTCGCCAAGCGCGCCGACGGCGAGCCCTTCCCGTACGAGGAGTCGCCGCTCGCCGACACCCTCAAGTCCGGCCGCAAGCACCGGGTCCGGGGGCAGGTCCTGTGGGCGAAGAAGGGCGACCGCGTGCCGGTCGACCTGACGACCGCTCCGGTACGGGACGGCGACCAGCTCGTCGGCGCGGTGATGACCTTCACCGACCGCAGGCCGTACGAGGAGCTCGTCGAGAAGCACGCCGCCGAGCTCGCCGACCTGGCCGAGCGGCACGCGGCGGAGCGCGAGGCGCAGGCGGAGAAGTACACCTCCCTGGCCGCCCGTCACGAGCAGCTGACCGCCGTCCTCGCCGAGTCGCTGCGCGGCCCCCTGGAGGAGCTGCGCACCCAGCTGGGCACCCTCGCCGCCGACGACGCCGGGCAGCTGTGGCCGGAGGCCAACCAGGTCCTGCACCACCTGGCCGCCGGGTACGCCCGGATGACCGCGCTCGTCGACAACGTCCTCGGCTACCAGCGGCTCGACGCCGGCGCGGAGAAGCTGGACAAGGCCGTCGTGCTGCTCGACGGGATCGTGTCCGGCGGCATCGACGGCGCCGTGGAGCTGATCGGGCCCGGCCGCGCCCAGTTCGCCGTGCACGCCCCGCCCATCGAGGCGGAGGTGGACGCGGCCCGGCTGACGACCGCGCTCGCGCACCTCGTCGCGGACGTCGCCGGCGTCGACGCGACCGGCAAGAGCAAGGCCGAGCGGACCCCGAGCGACTCCACGATCGTCGTCGCGGCCGCACAGCGCGGTGACGTCGTACGCATCGAGGTCCGCGGCCCGTACGCGGGCGGCGACCCGGTGCACGGGCCCGTCGTGCGCGGCATCGTGGCGGCGCACGGCGGTGTCGTGCAGACCCACGAGGTGCCGGGGACGAGCGGCGGCGCGTACGTGCTCGAGGTGCCGCTCGGAGCCGGTCGGGGCACGGTCCCGGCGCCCGCGCCGGGCGACGCGCCCACGGGCGCACGCGAGGCCCTCGCACTCCCCGCCCAGGCCTCGGGCCCGGTGGCCGGGAGCCCCGTCGCCGGGGCGCCGAAGGCCCTGGGTTCCGCGCAGGGCACCGCATCGCCGTCGTCCGCCGACTCGCTGTCCGTCGCGGCTCCCGGTGGGACGGCCCCCGGCGGCGGCACGGTCGCGGGTTCCGGCACCGTCGTGGCTCCGGCCGGGATTCCGGCGGCCGACCCCGGTCCCGAGGCCCCCGGCGGGGGGCGGCGGCGGGCCCGGCGCGGTTCGACGGACGCCTTCCTGGAGAGCGCGGTCGCGCCCGAGGGCGGTGCGGAGCCGAGCGGGCGCCGCCGTGCCCGTACGGGAGGGGCCGCCGGTCCCGCCGAGCTGATCCCCGCCCAGCAGAACGGCCCGGTGGAGTCCGCCCTCGCGGTGTCCCCCGGCGCGCCCGTCCCGCCGGGTGCCCCCGCCCTCCCCATGACCCCCGGCGTACCCGTCCCGCCGGGTGCCTCCGCCCCCGTGGAGCCCACCGGGCGCCGTCGGGGCCGGCCCGCCGAGGGCTCCGTGGTGACCGCGGCCGAGGGTGCGCAGGGGCGTGCCGCGCTCGGCGCGGCCGTGCCGCCGCAGGGCGTCCCCGTCGAGCCGACGGGCGCTCCCGCCCTGGCCCGCGCCCTGCCCGCCGTCGCCTCCCCTTCCGAGGAAGCCCCGGCGCGGCCGAGCGGCCGCCGTCGGCGCGCGCTGGCCGCCGCGCAGGAGCGGGCCGCCGCGGCCGAGGCCGGGCCCCGCACCCCGTTCGCGCTCGGGCCCGTCGAGGCCGACCGTGACGCCGAGACGGCGCTCCCGGCCGCCGCTCCCGCGGCCGGCCCGCTGCCGGTCTCCGACGAGGGGCAGCACGAGGCCGTACGGGGCGTCCCGGGCGCCGACCACACGCCGCCGCAGCCCCATCCGCACGTACAGCCGCAGCCCGAGGCGACGGCGACGACGACGGCCGAGCCGACCGGTCGACGCCGGGCCGTGAAGGCCCCGCTGCCGGAGCAGACGCCGCAGCCCACGCCTCCGCACACCCCGGAGCCCGCGCCGCAGCAGGCCCCCGCGCCGCAGCCGCGGCCCCTGCCGGTGAACGGTGCCGGCACCGGGACGGGCACCGGCTCCGTACCGCTGCCGCCCGAGCTGCCGATGCCGATGCCCATGTCGAAGGACTCCACCCAGGGCCGGGCGTTCAGCGTCCGCACTCTCGGGCAGGGCGTCCCCTTCGTCCCTCCGACGGCTCCCGCGGCCCCTCCGGCCGCCCCCGCCGCGCCCTCCAACGGCTCGGGGCGGCGGCGCAGGCTCGCCACCCCGCCCGAGGTCGACCCGCCCGTCCCGGCCCCGCTTCCCGCGCCGGCCGAGGCCCGGCCGCATCCGCAGCCGACGGCGCCGGCCCCTTCGCAGCACGACACCCCGGCCGAGGGCCGGGCGTACGCCATAGGAGCGCCCGCCGAGGGTTCCGCCGAGGGCCCTGAGCCGCTCGACGGCCCGGGCGGTGCGGTCGAGGTCGCCAACCGGCCCGCCCCGCGCCCCGTCGACGACGAGCTGCCCCCGGAGCCCCTCGACAACCCGCGCCGGCTGCTCGTCTGGCCCGCGCCCGACGTCTCCACCCAGCAGGCGCTGAGCGACCGCGGCTACCGGCCGGTGATCGTGCACTCCCGCGAGGAGGTGGACGCCCAGATCGCCGCCTTCCCGGCCGCGCTCTTCGTCGACCCGCTGACCGGGCCCATCACCCGGACCGCGCTCCAGTCGCTGCGTCAGGCCGCCGTCGCCGCCGAGGTGCCGGTGCTGCTCGCGGCCGGCCTCGGGCAGGCGACCCGGGAGGCGGCGTACGGCGCCGACCCGGCCGTGCTCCTCAAGGCGCTCGCGCCCCGCGACAGCGAGCAGCACCCGTCCCGGGTCCTGCTGATCGAGGAGCACGAGTCCATCGCGGAGGCGCTCGCGGCCACCCTGGAGCGGCGCGGGATGCAGGTCGCGCGGGCGGCCACGGACACGGAGGCGGTCGCGCTGGCCACCGAGACCCGGCCGAACCTGGTGGTGATGGACCTGATGCAGGTGCGCCGCCGCCGGGCCGGGATCATCGACTGGCTGCGCGCGAACGGGCAGTTGAACCGCACCCCGCTCGTCGTCTACACCTCGGCCGACCTCGTCGAGGAGGAGCTGCCGAAGCTCGACTCCGGCGAGACGGTCCTGTTCCTCGCCGAGCGGTCGAACAGCGCCGAGGTCCAGGCGCGGATCGTCGACCTGCTCGCGAAGATCGGCACCAACTAG